In a genomic window of Wyeomyia smithii strain HCP4-BCI-WySm-NY-G18 chromosome 1, ASM2978416v1, whole genome shotgun sequence:
- the LOC129716577 gene encoding LOW QUALITY PROTEIN: uncharacterized protein LOC129716577 (The sequence of the model RefSeq protein was modified relative to this genomic sequence to represent the inferred CDS: inserted 2 bases in 1 codon; substituted 1 base at 1 genomic stop codon): MTSMRERRPPDRLAYFDTCAAFALNAESFVEEIPQQIEELQKRDDWLLWKAAIDEEMCSLEKNNTWDLVDFPANKRIVPCKWVFKIKAGDAVPKYKARLVAKGCSQRYGFDYQETYAPVVRMTTVRILLPVALQQNLHLHQTDVCTAFLNGELTGTVYMRQPPGFEKGNKSNLTYPLTRRVAFKDISNHFSIHKRRRQDLTRSSFDSFINGQWDEEPSFQRVQASTPLIPFALDFSLDGNSSDDKPLDLKVVKSPTIKLPDQNPNPIVIDLRKQNTASRSTKDIRNATSVPIHTVGSNDFNYEGDYTDDENDPAWLPDGDATLLNEFXIYEXEKFKNDNLSDVDTQIFDEEVEDTMRDDLTTKDKQLPKESKSSLRTKNKKLKIKGLQYTKGDGTVVRARRVQLPCSCRMRCYEKFSETVRKSLLGGLLELTQSGQNQFLSNHIDVIQTIRPKVLISRRSWSRIYKLPVVGGAVKVCKHMFLSTFDLKERKVRVLADKLILGRGIAKDDMRKDNHTRKQIDPEHADYIIEHIKSFPTEESHYSREKSSCLYLSSDLKINRMYELYRNLCDQKNIIPVHYNTYRIAFNSLNIKFRKPKIDTCNTCDMFKVELQIEKDNMKRAEIVTRKNAHQLEAERMYQEKRHDRSLANADVSVRTISFDLQKQLATPYLTCGRSFYCRQLYTYNLTIFETQSSKNVPICYIWDETRAKRGSRKIGSCLWSYLRGLPACVHEVNMYSDRCAGQNNNRTVLFLMAYVVEIMASEGRKFTLRHKFMTSGHSHMECDTIHAAIERAKKKTQVNIETPRDWSLLIASIKRSTPMTVEEME; this comes from the exons atgacaagcatgcgtGAACGTAGGCCTCCAGATCGTTTGGCGTATTTCGATACATGTGCTGCTTTTGCTTTAAATGCGGAAAGTTTTGTGGAAGAGATACCGCAACAAATTGAAGAGCTGCAGAAACGCGACGATTGGCTGTTATGGAAAGCTGCTATAGACGAAGAAATGTGTTCATTGGAGAAAAACAATACCTGGGATCTCGTAGATTTTCCAGCAAATAAAAGAATAGTTCCGTGTAAGTGGGTGTTCAAAATTAAAGCAGGTGATGCAGTTCCCAAGTATAAAGCACGATTGGTAGCGAAGGGGTGTTCTCAACGTTACGGTTTCGACTATCAAGAAACTTACGCACCAGTTGTGCGTATGACTACTGTTCGGATACTGCTGCCAGTAGCGTTGCAACAAAATCTTCATCTACACCAAACGGATGTGTGTACTGCTTTTCTCAATGGCGAGCTTACAGGAACAGTCTACATGCGGCAGCCACCAGGATTTGAGAAGGGGAATAAG TCAAATCTGACTTATCCATTAACCAGACGTGTTGCTTTTAAGGACATATCAAACCATTTTAGCATTCATAAACGAAGACGGCAAGATTTAACAAGAAGCAGCTTTG aCTCATTTATCAATGGACAGTGGGACGAAGAACCATCTTTCCAGCGTGTACAAGCATCTACTCCGTTAATTCCTTTTGCTCTGGACTTTTCACTAGATGGAAATTCCAGTGATGATAAGCCGTTGGATTTAAAAGTTGTAAAATCACCCACAATCAAATTACCCGATCAAAATCCAAACCCAATAGTGATTGATTTGAGAAAGCAGAATACTGCGAGCCGCAGTACAAAAGATATTAGAAATGCTACAAGTGTCCCGATTCACACTGTAGGTTCAAACGATTTTAACTATGAAGGAGATTATACAGATGATGAAAATGATCCAGCCTGGTTGCCTGACGGTGATGCTACATTGTTAAATGAATTTTAAATCTACGA TGAAAAATTCAAGAATGATAATTTATCTGATGTGGATACACAAATATTTGATGAGGAAGTTGAAGATACAATGCGTGATGATCTAACAACAAAAGATAAACAGCTACCAAAGGAGAGTAAATCTAGTTTGCGGACGAAgaacaaaaaacttaaaataaagggGCTTCAGTATACAAAAGGTGATGGAACTGTTGTTCGAGCAAGGCGAGTACAACTACCCTGTAGTTGTAGAATGCGGTGCTATGAAAAATTCTCTGAAACCGTTCGTAAGAGTTTATTAGGTGGCCTTCTAGAACTAACTCAATCGGGACAAAACCAATTTCTATCAAATCACATAGATGTAATCCAGACGATCCGACCAAAG gtTCTTATCTCACGGCGTAGTTGGTCCAGGATCTATAAGCTACCAGTTGTGGGAGGCGCAGTAAAAGTTTGCAAGCATATGTTTTTGTCTACGTTTGACCTTAAAGAACGTAAAGTTCGTGTTCTGGCCGATAAGCTAATTCTTGGTAGAGGAATTGCTAAAGATGATATGCGGAAGGACAATCACACGAGAAAACAAATCGACCCTGAACATGCTGATTACATTATTGAGCATATTAAGTCATTTCCAACCGAAGAAAGTCATTACAGCCGCGAAAAGTCATCATGTCTGTATTTATCTTCCGATTTAAAGATTAATCGGATGTACGAACTTTATCGAAACCTGTGTGACCAAAAAAACATTATCCCAGTTCATTATAACACATATAGAATTGCCTTTAACTCCTTGAATATTAAGTTTCGGAAGCCTAAAATTGATACCTGCAACACCTGCGATATGTTCAAAGTGGAGTTGCAAATAGAGAAGGACAACATGAAACGAGCAGAAATAGTTACTCGTAAGAATGCGCATCAATTAGAGGCTGAACGCATGTATCAAGAAAAGAGACATGATAGATCTCTGGCGAATGCTGATGTTTCTGTACGCACAATTTCATTTGATTTGCAAAAACAATTAGCCACTCCCTATTTAACATGTGGCCGATCTTTTTATTGCCGCCAGCTATATACATAcaatttaacaattttcgaAACCCAATCGAGTAAAAATGTTCCAATATGCTACATATGGGATGAGACCCGAGCTAAGCGGGGATCACGAAAAATCGGATCATGTTTGTGGTCATATTTGCGAGGGTTGCCCGCTTGCGTGCACGAAGTTAACATGTATAGTGATCGATGTGCAGGCCAAAACAACAACAGAACCGTTTTATTTCTGATGGCATACGTTGTCGAAATCATGGCTTCTGAAGGCCGGAAGTTTACCCTTCGTCATAAATTTATGACAAGTGGACATAGCCACATGGAGTGTGACACAATACATGCAGCAATCGAACGTGCCaagaaaaaaacgcaagtcaacATAGAAACTCCACGAGATTGGAGTTTGTTAATCGCTTCAATTAAACGGAGCACTCCAATGACTGTTGAAGAAATGGAGTAA